The genomic DNA gcttctcttaggagaggggagtgaaattttttctaatatgttttgaataagagggtaggggagtgtatattttaacttaagaggggaggggagtgtaattcaaacatctttgaagGATGGGGAGTGTAGTTTactctttatatttttcaaaaaataaaacaaaatagaaaaaacatgatttaaaaaaaatgtcactttAAATTTGcaatgtaatattaattatttttttaattatactatctaattaatgatatataagCATTACTTGTAAGAAATATTGAAGAACACGAGGAATAAAtcctattttgaaattttaaaattataaatagtgTGAATACaagaaatatagaaaatatgACACATAATATTAGAGTTGGTATTACCTGAAAAGTAGTTGGAAGATAAATCTAGATATTCAAGTGAAGACATGTTTGAAACCATTTGAGGTATGAGTCCAGACAAATTGTTCTTACTAATTTCCAATAACTTCAACTGATGAAGGCTACCGATAGATTCAGGGATAAAACCACTAAAATTGTTAGCGCCAAGATACAAATATTGAAGTTGCGATAAATTCCCCAACGCTTCAGAGATTCCTCCTTCAAACTTGTTATACCTGACGTTCAGAACCTTTAATCGACGCAACCGACATAACTCTTGAGGAAATTGACCACCGAAACTATTGTTTTTGAGGTCAAGTATAACAAGAAAGGACATATTCCCTAAATTTGGGGAAACAGTACCTCTAAGACTCATGTTTCGGAGAATCAAACTATATACTCTTCCGTGACGCTCATCACAAGTGACACCAACCCAACTGCACACAGAAGAGGAGGTTGACCAATTATTAGCCAACATATCATAGGGGTCTGAAGTAATTAAAGATTTGAATGCTATAAGAGCGGATTGATCAGTTGTGCTGTTTTTTGTATTCGAAGCTAAGCAAGCTACAAAACAATGCAATGATAACAAAAAAAGTAAGAGACAAGATAATATATTCACCATTTTTCCTTAGTGTGTGTGGAATGAGAGACGAGACTGATGGGGATGATATATAGTGGATTAAGAatgagtattaaaaatattaacgtTTATTTCACGCTCCACTTTTCGTCATTTTTACGTAATTGTGAGAGATTGTCATACAGAGAGTGTTCGTGGGGGCAATTTAAAAGTCAGTCAAAGAAAAAAGGACAAGAGTATATAGCGTTAATTGCATGGAAAATTCTGACGATGACTATTAAGCATTGATTTTCTACCTTTTAAGATCTTCTCGGATTCTTGTTGTTATGCGCAATTAATTCTTGTTTTcttgtggaaaaaaaaagtaatggtttttttatttgagattaattagcatattatattttgttagtGCATAATATTGACTGCTGCTAGtcacgcaaaaaaaaaaaaaaaagttacaccTTAAATTTACGTAAGTAAATTGAATTTatactaacctcttatatacatactatatacacacgtaaactaaatttacattaacttaaattgaacataagtaaacttaatttacattaacttagattgaacgtaagtaaacttaatttacactaacctaaattgaacatacgtaaatttgaatttacattaaccgacatacgtaaactacactgACCCCTTttagtaaacttaatttacactaacctctcacttaaaatcaaattgacaagcatatctcataccaaaacaaacaataaacaaatagaaactcatcgaaaatgaagttcatgaaattcactaacctttatgaatatagtacatatcaataaaaaagatgttgattcagatcttggctgcacatctatggtgatttgtggatgaaaggggataagggttcagaatgatcataaaagatggatttttagaaatttacatgaagaggacaattttggtattattgtaaaattttaaataaatttgggtgtaacttgttttttttttttgtgtgaccaGCACCAGTCCATaatattttacacatacatTCAATAATGTATTGtcacatcaattaattaaaatataacaactcatgtatttttatattcattaagAGTTTAATTGTGGTGGGTTGACAGTCCAAAACAGTTTtcacacacaaccaatcaaaatattatgaattgtaACGTTTAacccacataaattaaaatcattaattgatgtgacaattcagaatgttttgattggttgtgtgtgtAAAACTGTTTTGGACCATCAACTCACCACTATTAAACCCATTCATTAATTGACGTGGCAACACATCATTGaatatatgtgtaaaataattatatattattatttttattggtgtTTTTATGAGTTTAATTAGTATAATGGCTTACAAGGAGTACAATGGCTTGTTTTACAAGTTGTtagaggttgttgttgttggacaATAACAACATGGTAATCAAGAGCAGAGAAATGTTTTCCGTCAACAAGAAGCTATTCCGGTTTGAGTGAGGAtctattaaaattcattaacaGTCTAGACATGTTACGAAGGGCATTAGGATGCTCAATATAAGGATGGGTGGGTTGATATAATTTAAGTTGGAAGGTGTGTTATATTGGATAATCGGTTTTATCCTTTTTCAAGGAGATGGTGATTCTGTACCATATAATTTGATCTCAAGTTTAGGATCTAACAAGTTATTGAAAAGGAGTTGTCATGGATAATTGGTTTTGCTTATAGATATACAAAGTGAGTTCTGAAGAATTATAAAAAGTTCCAAAAGTGTGTAGGTTTTCAATATTATCAAAGCATAGATACTTACGAAAATCAAGTAAGTCATGAGGCAACGGTTCATCGCATAACAGAACTTAAGATGAAGAGAAGCGTCCGCATGCATGCTTCGTTTGACACGTGAAATGCTTTCATACATGGAAGATTCAGAAGCTTATGAAAAACTATTTTAGTTGCATTATAAATGTGGTTcttcttttacatatttatcaATGTATGtgttaaaaaactttttttttttattgaaagaatGTGTTACAAAACTTTGATCAGCACAAAGTTAAGAGCACAATGTGTCTGACTGTGAGTTTAGTAAACTCGAGGATATCAAAATAAAGATGGGAGTGATATTTTCTTCAATTGCATTAAACCACAAGTCAATATCTAGTAAAACTAAGGTAATTCAGAACTGTATGAGAACAAATTCAGTGTCAATGAAAGATTCTCAACATAGAGTTTAGAAAGAAATTCATGTTCTCAATCTATCAAACTACAAGTACCAAAGTTACCCTCATCGTGAAGACAATGTTTACAACAATATACTGCACAACGAAAATGGAAGTGCCAAGTATAGCTCTCCATTTTGTGAGGTCAAATCGACACAAACACGAACACCTGATGTGATACTCTATGTTGACattggtaataatttgagaaaatgaattaattgaatgtgaGCACCTGTGTCAATATTGTTTCAATGTTGCACAACGAACACACCAATGATCAGAAGTGTTGTCcttcaaaataaacaaagaagCATCCGACATTGTATTTTAATGTGTAAAGATCTTCTACAACAACTACTGCGCACAGTCCAAGCTACTCATATGAGGAATTGTTTAATGCAAAACTCAGTTTTCTTATAACcaagaatcaaaataaatccTTTGTCTCATCTTACTATAGTTCTTACCTCTTAAATAGTAACTTATACTGTTCTTGTCTCATCAAACAGATTTTAAGATAAATTCTCAGCCAAAACTGAAAAACCAGCAATTATGTAGAAACTAGAATCGTCCAAAGGTGAATGGACCAACATGCATTtgaaatttactttttatttgtgAATTTTTGTAAAAGATGTCAAGAGACAAAAGCAGCAACAACTATTCATGATATATCATCAAAGAGTTTAATTACTGGaagcaattgtttttttttaaacatcttttttgcttgttgatttcgggcaaacaatatatttttgtacttttgaCACAAGATTATGTAGCAACCTAGTAAGTAGACACCACCTGATATGACATAAAAGACAGAAATATTCAATCAAAAACTGATTAGAAAGTTCAGTAATAGAAGATCTTTTCTTCCTATTCTTACACAATGAGTCAAGACCCTTACTACTATTCTCCTCCAAAGACTGCACCATTaataaactttaaattaaattaaaaataataataataattgagagGGGATACAACATAAATGGATACAATACACACGATTTACATGCTTCTGTGTTGATCCTTATTCACTAGTCGATTTCTTTAAAAGCAAAAGGAAACATATGAAGACAGTTGAAAGGACAAACAAGAAGTAGCAAGACATCAATccaaaaacaatattgaaaacatcaaacacaaaccttacaaaaggaaaaaaaattacaacagtttacaaatgaaaataacTAGACTGTGTTTGCGCCAGCAACTAAAGTCTTGATTTTGATTAGTGTCGCAATAACATCTGCCATATTGATTCTTGCTTCAGGTGAATCTTCACAACAACTCAAGGCTAAACTAAAAATAGATGACATGTGAGTCAATATataatcaatttggtccccagTTATTTGGACTAAATTTGAATCCATGACCTCCATAATGGAATTAGGCAATGATCGACTGATCCATGTCTTCAAGCTTAGTTCTGCAACAAACATATCATCTATTGGTTTTCTCCTTGTAAAGATTTCCATTAGCATAATCCCATAGCTGTACACATCTCCTTTGACAGAAACAATTCCTTTAGATCCATACTCTGCATGTTAATACTAGTTATTACGagttatcaaatatttttaaaaaattaaggcTTAGATCCATACTGTCTACACATTAATTACTAATATAACATGTTGATGACTAACGTGTGatagatttttgttgttgacatAATCAAATAGATTGGTTGGGACTGTAAATATGAAGAGGAAAATgttaagtaaaaaaaagaaatgaccTGGTGCGAGGTATCCAACAGTAGCCAAAGTTTGTGTATGAGTTTTAGATTGTCCTTCATCCATGAGCTTAGCAATACCAAAATCACTAACATGTGCAACCATATTTTCATCCAACAAGACATTGGAAGGCTTTAGATCACAATGAACCACAGGCATTGAAGAACCATGATGAAGATATTCCAATGCAGATGCAACATCTATCATTATATTTAACCTTTGCAAGAAATTTAGACAATAGTTATTTGAATATAACCATTTGTCTACACTTCCATTTGACATGAACTCCATCACCAATGATTTGAAATCAAGATTTGAGCAACTACTGATAATCTTTACCAGATTTCGATGTCGTAGATTTCTCATTGCATTGCATTCTACATCAAAGCTCTTTGATTTTGCCTCTGATTGCAAATCAATTACTTTAACTGCAATCATCTCACCATCAAGAAGCTTCCCCTGATAAACAGATCCAAATCCCCCACTTCCAAGGAAATTACTCTCATTGAATCCATTAGTTGCTTGCACAAGTTCATAATACGATATTCTTCTTGGAGCTCCCAAAGTTGACAAACCCCTTTCAAGAGAAGTTTCgttctttttccttttattatgCTTTAAAAGTATGATGCACGCAACAACCAAAATGGCTGACACAACTATGGGAAGTATGCATTTCAATATAAGCTTTTTTTCCATGGACCATTTCTTAACTTGCTCACCACATGTAGGTACTTGAAGGCGAGGATCACCGCAAAGTGCTTCATTATGCATAAATGATTGAGCTgtgaaatttttgaaatgtcCACCATTAGGAATCTCTCCTTGTAATCTATTATATGAGAAGTTGATGTTTTGAAGGTACAAAAGTGATTCTAAGGATTTTGGAATAACACCGGTTAACATATTTTGAGACAAGTCCAAAGAGATCAAGCTTACCATTCCATTCAGTGATGCGGGAATTGACCCATTCAATTTATTATGAGCTAAGGAGAGATTCTGCAAATTTTGTAAGGAACTGATGGTTGTAGGAATGTTGCTTGAAATTTGATTTCTTGATAGATCTAATATTACAAGTTCTATCAAATTCCCAATATCGGGTGGAAAATCACCAATAAAAGCATTGGAGGACAAATCTAACATTAATATATCAGTGAGACCCCAAAGAGATGAAGGTATCTTAGAGTTCAAATTGTTAGATCCTACGTTCAATATTCTAAGAGAAGTCATATTTCCCAAACATGTTGGTAAAACACCAGAAAGCTTATTATTTTCTAGATACAACTCACCTAAACTCTTAATTAGACAGAGCTCATCAATGAATGATCCTTTGAGTGCATTGTAAGCAAGAGACAATACTTGAAGCTTCTCTAGCCCTTTGAGTGAACGAGGTATTGGTCCATTTATATTATTGTCATACAGAGAAAGTAATAGCAAATTGCTCATGTTTCCAACTTCTACGGGAATATTACCCTCAATTCCACATGATTTTGCCCAGAAGAATTCTGAAGTTATGTTTCCAATTGACTTTGGAAGATTGGGTATATGATTACCTGATAGCTCtaaatatttcaaatatctACAATTTGTCAAGGAAGTAAAGAATTGATGAGAATCTTCAATTGTCAAATTGTTGGTATCTATGTTAAACGATTCAAGCAATCCTAAATCTCCAAAAGCAGTATTGGGTAAAGTTCCACTGAATTCGTTGTCAGTCAATTGAAAATGAATAAGATTAGAAGAGTTGAATATGTTATTTGGaatatttccaacaaaattgttattattCAAGTGTAGATGTTGCAGGCTAGGAAGGCTATATCCCGTATTTGATGGAATTGTGCCTGAGAGGCTATTCTCTTCAACCTCCAAATAAGTGAGTGATGACAAGTTGAAGATTTTGGAAGGAATAGATCCACTTAAGCTATTGTTAGACAAGAATAGTCGCTCAAGTTTATCAAGATAGCCAATCTCCTCGGGAATCGTACCTGAAAATGGATAAGAAACAATGTTATTAAGATGGTTATTTCTCGAGGGACAATAAACTAGACGAccacttttttcctttttttttttttgcttgcagAGCTAACACATACTTCATGTCATGTGATAAATAGGATTGAacaatatttgacatttttagaaaaacaaaaaaagaaattaaatttaaagataaaataaaaaggtaaacagctaaataaaaacatacaaCGAATTTGTCTTTTGTGGAATATCACGAATACTTTTCAAccgttggatatttatttttacGTTGGACGATGTTTGGTTTTCATGTGTTTTGGTTTAGCTATCTATTCACGTGTTTACAGTTGGCAATATATAGAAATCCTTATAAAGaaatattagaataaaaaacttaaaatttaaacattatCATTAAGGTTGTAACAGTTAGGTTTGGATCGGCTCTCAgtcaaaaaaatgttcaaaccGATGAAATCTTcatcggtttggtttggttcggttttcactcttttttaaaaaaggaacCAAGGCAAacagtgtgtgtgtgtgtatgaaGAGGGATAATAATAGTAAAATGGGGAGTGAGGTTAGCATCGGTTAGATTCATTTGTTACATTTTCGGTTTGGTTCGATTTGGACTTTCAGTTTCATTGGTTTTATCCGAACCGCTTAAACCCCTAATTAACATAAGGATATAGTATTAAATGTTAACTCTCACCAGTAATGtgtagaatttttattttttttaacaagagaaatgtgtagaatattatcTATGTAAAACTCTCCTTTGGTAGATCATGTAATTTGTAAGTCAAGTAAGTAAAAAGCAAGCTAATATGAAATCAAAGCACCCTTTAAAGAAATAGAAATAGTCATTCTCTTAACGGCAGCTAATTTACACCAATTCAAAATCATGAATGTGTAAGTTAACAACCTATTTGACAAAAAACCTATTTGCcacaaaatttaaatacaagACTAGTTTTGTAAGtttactttaattaatttaaaaaatatcatgtttttaAATTCCCCTTTTCGTGGGTTGTTGTTCCTGCTCCCTCTATGTTACTGATATTTATATTAATCccattttctttctcatattggcttaattacttttttattgacGAATAATGGTTTCagtacgtttttttttttttttgacaaatggcTTAATACTTGTGATGTTTgattcccattttttttttaataaataatcaatttaatccataaactaactctctatcctcaatttagtctttaaacaattaaaatccaCTGAAATATCcttaaacaatgaaaaatacatcaatttagTTTTCAAACTACCATGAAAAAAACCAATGTTGCTAATTGAGAGAGTAAATAGTTAAATTGACTGTTTCTgcattttattagtttttttaataatttctaaCAGCTAATTGAGGGACTAAATAATTATAGGATTAAATAGTTCAattgattgtttgtttattttttttataatttctaacAGGAGTTTTTTTAATGGTAAATTgttgtattagttttttttctttatcggAATTTAAACCCAATATCTCCTACTTCTTAACTCTTAGCTAAAAATAGTTCAGCTACCCAGATCCCTTCATTTCTAACTTAAGTTATATTAAATCTTTTTGATTCATCTAGGATGAACCTTTTCTTATCAACTCagtcttttttttatcaagaatgctattaatatttttgaacgTTGGGCATTATTTCATGATCGATGATGAATATTGTCGGAAGCATTGTGGCTAAtaaaaaaagacttattttttcaccctatttatttatttatggtgTGTCCTAttgtttttgatgaaaatttcAATGTGAT from Medicago truncatula cultivar Jemalong A17 chromosome 8, MtrunA17r5.0-ANR, whole genome shotgun sequence includes the following:
- the LOC25502832 gene encoding receptor kinase-like protein Xa21; translated protein: MVNVLSRLLLFLISLHCFVACLATNTKNITTDQSSLLAFKSLITSDPYDMLSNNWSTSSHVCTWVGVTCDERHNRVHSLNLHNMSLRGIVSPNLGNLSFLVILNLSSNSFNGQFSKEIYWLHRLKVISIAYNEFVGGIPEALGDLSQLQILYLGANNFSGFLPQSIGNLRQLKRFDISRNMLSGPIPQTISNMSSLEYLALQLNYFSGEILLFNNMTSLRVVYFEANNLNGRLPNEFFNQLPQLEDFTLRNNQFEGSIPRSIGNCTSLIYINLASNFLTGTIPEEIGYLDKLERLFLSNNSLSGSIPSKIFNLSSLTYLEVEENSLSGTIPSNTGYSLPSLQHLHLNNNNFVGNIPNNIFNSSNLIHFQLTDNEFSGTLPNTAFGDLGLLESFNIDTNNLTIEDSHQFFTSLTNCRYLKYLELSGNHIPNLPKSIGNITSEFFWAKSCGIEGNIPVEVGNMSNLLLLSLYDNNINGPIPRSLKGLEKLQVLSLAYNALKGSFIDELCLIKSLGELYLENNKLSGVLPTCLGNMTSLRILNVGSNNLNSKIPSSLWGLTDILMLDLSSNAFIGDFPPDIGNLIELVILDLSRNQISSNIPTTISSLQNLQNLSLAHNKLNGSIPASLNGMVSLISLDLSQNMLTGVIPKSLESLLYLQNINFSYNRLQGEIPNGGHFKNFTAQSFMHNEALCGDPRLQVPTCGEQVKKWSMEKKLILKCILPIVVSAILVVACIILLKHNKRKKNETSLERGLSTLGAPRRISYYELVQATNGFNESNFLGSGGFGSVYQGKLLDGEMIAVKVIDLQSEAKSKSFDVECNAMRNLRHRNLVKIISSCSNLDFKSLVMEFMSNGSVDKWLYSNNYCLNFLQRLNIMIDVASALEYLHHGSSMPVVHCDLKPSNVLLDENMVAHVSDFGIAKLMDEGQSKTHTQTLATVGYLAPEYGSKGIVSVKGDVYSYGIMLMEIFTRRKPIDDMFVAELSLKTWISRSLPNSIMEVMDSNLVQITGDQIDYILTHMSSIFSLALSCCEDSPEARINMADVIATLIKIKTLVAGANTV